GACGATACCTCTGCTAgttattttgatgaaataattgatttttttaagatagGATAGCTTTGATCTGATGTTGAATACtctcaattttaaaatctgaacttGGAACAAAGTCCTGTGGTTCATGAGACCTTCTTGGGGAAGGTTAGGCTAATCTTAGTCATCCTTACAATAATTTCCAcactaagaattttattttataaattatagaaaaggGGAAAACAGGCTTTTAATGTGCTTTCTTTTTGAAGTCTTCTCCATTATTGTATTCCTCTGTGCAAACTACTTTCAAATAGCTACCTTAAAAACAGActgatattgaatattttaaaaccagcTGAAAAATTCGTTAAATTAAAATTGGCTTTTTTGAATTAGCAATGATTTCTCCCTAGAGAAGGACCCTGTGGGTAAGAAGCTGCCCATGATTTGTGTCATTTCTAATAATCAAAAAATCCACATGAAGTACCAGTCAGGGCAGAGCAAATAACTTCTCAAATTTCACAttaaactttgaaagaaagataTAAGTATGTTTTAAATGACTCTACCACTATCTAGGTAAATTAGCTACACCGATGTGACAATAAGTGACTTGGCTGTTTTATAAAGAAATCGTGTACATTTTTCTAAATCTCCTCGAAGAACAGGAACTTTCTTTTACCAGGTTCAAGTACTTTCTCCTATGGCGATCTtctcctgcctctgtctccccctaGTCAAGTGCTCTGTAATAAAAACTAACTTGTAAACCTGGTCCAACAATATATTCATTTCTCCGAAATGTGCTATACATTCACTTGGTATTTTCCGAAAGCAGTTATTCTAAAACCAAGGCACCTTAATAACTTTTCTACACCTCAAATATACACGCAGCATTAAGTGAGAACTTGACTTTCCCTTTAGTTTTGTCTTCATAAAccttttctatatataaattcCTTGAAATGAATTTAGGCAATGAAGTAGATAAGTTCTACTGAATAGCTTCTAGAATCAAAGAAACATTCTGATAgactgttttcaaaatatttctttgttgttttttttcatattcatttcaCCTAAGGTATTGACAAATATCTAAAGGTTTTTCATCCAGGTTTGGCTCAGTGACAGTGAAAACACACAACATTCAAGTACTGTTAGACGAAGGCAGCCCTGCAAGGATACGTGTCCACATAGGTCAATTTGCAAAGGAGAACTATCTTAATTATCCTGCAATATATTTGACCAAAAAAaccttttgaaatcatttttacttTAGGATCTGTAGCATGCTTCCAAAGGTCCTGAAGGTCTTGTACGTGTCCATGAGATGTCATCATTTTATCGTAGATGCAGGGATGATAAGGAGTTTTACCTTCCCCAGAGAAAAACACATGGTGTTGTGGTACAATCCCCATTTTATTGGCACAGATGCCCATGAACACATCGTCTATGTAAAGACTGGACTTAAGTGTCTGTGATGCCTCATGGACTTTGGCGGCTACATCACTGGAGATCACATAGGCGGCTCCAGCAGTATAGTCAGGGTAAGCCGGCCACTGGTACATTTCATAGGGGACATAGTACTTGCTGCGTTTGTCTCTAATGGGAGGAGCACCGCGGTGAACCCGACCAATCCAAAAGTCCTGAACACCAATTTTTTCTAAACTTTGAAGGTATTCAATAAGATTTGGCATATGAATAAATATGTCATCATCAGCAGTCATAAGGAATTTGGCATGTGGACAGAAGCTATTTGCCCAACTGAACTGCAGAAGTAACTTAAGAGTAAGGTTATAGAAAGAATCAGCAAAGTCTTGCTGAATTATATCACTGTACATTTGATCTTCCCAAACCAGTTTTCTTTGCAGTTCTTCTCTTGTCAGTGGGTTAGAAGGTGTTCCTAAAGCAAACAAAGTTTTGATGTTGGCATTAAGTTGAGACTGAACATACTTCT
This genomic stretch from Acinonyx jubatus isolate Ajub_Pintada_27869175 chromosome C2, VMU_Ajub_asm_v1.0, whole genome shotgun sequence harbors:
- the B3GNT5 gene encoding lactosylceramide 1,3-N-acetyl-beta-D-glucosaminyltransferase, with protein sequence MFVSGRRVKKWQFVQLFATCFILSLMFFWGPIDNHIVSHMKSYSYRYLINSYDFVNDSLSLKHSTDGAAHYQYLINHKEKCRAQDILLLLFVKTAPENYDRRSAIRKTWGNEKYVQSQLNANIKTLFALGTPSNPLTREELQRKLVWEDQMYSDIIQQDFADSFYNLTLKLLLQFSWANSFCPHAKFLMTADDDIFIHMPNLIEYLQSLEKIGVQDFWIGRVHRGAPPIRDKRSKYYVPYEMYQWPAYPDYTAGAAYVISSDVAAKVHEASQTLKSSLYIDDVFMGICANKMGIVPQHHVFFSGEGKTPYHPCIYDKMMTSHGHVQDLQDLWKHATDPKVKMISKGFFGQIYCRIIKIVLLCKLTYVDTYPCRAAFV